In the genome of Segatella copri, one region contains:
- a CDS encoding glycoside hydrolase family 57 protein yields the protein MKTICLYFEIHQITHLKRYRFFDIGTDHYYYDDYENDRSINEIAERSYMPALNAIQEMIEKNGQYFKVAFSLSGVGMEQLELHAPQVLEKLQELNKTGCVEFLAEPYSHGLASLVNEMSFKSEVERQCTKIEEYFGKKPTVLRNSSLIYSDEIGAEVADMGFIGMLTEGAKHVLGWKSPHYVYHCAMNPKLKLLLRDIRLSDDISLRFSNSDWEGYPLFADNYMNEIAATPQEEQVINIFMELSALGIAQPLSSNILEFMKALPQCAKDRGITFSTPTEICQKMKSVGEINVPDTLSWVDEERDVSSWLGNPMQREAFNKLYSVADRVRIANDPRINQDWDYLQASNNFRFMTTKPSNVGLDRGIYSSPFDAFTNYMNILGDFISRVNNLYPTEVDNEQLEGLLTTITNQDQEIEMQDKEITRLQAKIEKIEAEVAKLRGEKATKASAKKPAAKPAAKKAPAKKTAKAEPTEEKKD from the coding sequence ATGAAAACAATTTGTTTATATTTCGAGATACATCAGATTACCCATCTGAAACGCTACCGCTTCTTCGATATCGGTACTGATCATTATTACTATGATGATTATGAGAATGATCGTAGTATCAATGAGATTGCGGAGCGTTCCTATATGCCTGCCTTGAATGCCATTCAGGAGATGATTGAGAAGAACGGCCAGTACTTCAAGGTTGCCTTCTCTCTCTCTGGTGTGGGTATGGAGCAGTTGGAGCTCCATGCGCCTCAGGTATTGGAGAAGTTGCAGGAATTGAATAAGACTGGTTGCGTGGAGTTCCTTGCAGAGCCTTATTCTCATGGTCTTGCTTCCTTGGTCAACGAGATGAGCTTCAAGTCTGAGGTAGAGCGCCAGTGCACCAAGATTGAGGAATATTTCGGCAAGAAACCTACTGTGCTCCGTAACTCTTCTCTCATCTATAGCGATGAGATTGGTGCCGAGGTAGCTGATATGGGCTTCATCGGTATGCTTACCGAGGGTGCTAAGCATGTGTTGGGTTGGAAGTCACCTCACTATGTCTATCATTGTGCGATGAATCCAAAACTCAAGCTTTTGCTCCGTGATATCCGTTTGAGCGACGATATCTCTCTCCGCTTCTCTAACAGCGATTGGGAGGGCTATCCACTCTTCGCTGATAACTACATGAACGAAATTGCTGCCACTCCACAGGAGGAGCAGGTAATCAATATCTTCATGGAGTTGTCTGCTTTGGGCATCGCTCAGCCTCTGTCAAGCAATATCCTCGAGTTTATGAAGGCTTTGCCTCAGTGTGCAAAGGATCGTGGCATCACCTTCTCTACTCCTACAGAGATTTGCCAGAAGATGAAGTCTGTTGGCGAGATCAACGTACCTGATACATTGAGTTGGGTAGATGAGGAACGCGATGTAAGCTCTTGGCTCGGTAACCCAATGCAGCGTGAGGCTTTCAACAAGCTCTATAGCGTAGCCGACCGTGTTCGCATTGCCAATGACCCACGAATCAATCAGGACTGGGATTATCTGCAGGCAAGCAATAACTTCCGCTTCATGACCACCAAGCCAAGCAACGTAGGTTTGGATCGTGGCATCTATTCTAGCCCATTCGATGCATTCACCAACTATATGAATATCCTTGGTGACTTCATCTCCCGAGTAAACAACCTTTATCCTACTGAGGTGGATAATGAGCAGTTGGAGGGACTTCTGACTACCATTACCAACCAGGATCAGGAAATCGAGATGCAGGATAAGGAGATTACCCGTCTCCAGGCTAAGATTGAGAAGATTGAGGCAGAGGTAGCTAAGCTCCGTGGAGAGAAGGCGACTAAGGCTTCAGCTAAGAAGCCTGCAGCAAAGCCTGCTGCCAAGAAGGCTCCAGCCAAGAAGACAGCAAAGGCTGAGCCTACAGAAGAAAAGAAGGATTAG
- a CDS encoding DUF5123 domain-containing protein produces MNLSKINKSAISGALMLLGFASLTSCTDDNDWSVDASYDRLFHSIELSVTPLDDRAEVSFKKMPNTDYYIIEYSTDSLYNDIPMGGTDHSVVDSTIVDTPDSIYNLDGNTEYYIRIKGRSLDGKSSNWKYLDKFKFKTKAEQIITGVDVTSSTATVSFIAGKTIDAVYYYKSSEDSTKVDFTAEDVAAGKLTITGLKANSSYKVKLWNKENLRGTYSFKTTEAYPEGFDVMTLAEGEDLGTILKEATSDKVVIVMPKNATYQMTSSDTGEQKGLTIPANIKSIYFWGASGAVSTWKVKEIKIEGEKDLIRFYNLNLENKDNSADYILNLNTDDNIGSIQFDKCNIKNTRGIIRLQKEIKPAIGSINFNNCLINKIGSYGVLAAGKDAPEAQLETVNLTNSTITNLSAGSMIAVANSMTKVNVDHCTLYDAVVGSKYLIDTNKNNNIVPNVSNTLIGQSAALADATATSYKNAPFVDVYYTNEYTWKSKLHIGDPADISSTELWVSPSTGDFTIQDKYQSKYGNFGDPRWIVQ; encoded by the coding sequence ATGAATTTATCTAAAATTAATAAAAGCGCAATCTCCGGAGCACTCATGCTCCTGGGATTTGCTTCATTGACATCTTGTACCGATGACAATGACTGGAGTGTTGACGCTAGCTACGACCGCTTGTTCCACTCTATCGAACTTTCGGTTACTCCTCTGGACGACCGCGCTGAGGTGAGCTTCAAGAAGATGCCAAACACCGACTATTACATCATTGAGTACAGCACAGACTCTTTGTACAACGATATTCCTATGGGCGGCACCGATCATAGCGTTGTTGACTCAACAATTGTAGATACTCCTGACAGCATCTACAATCTGGATGGAAACACAGAGTACTACATCCGTATCAAGGGTCGCAGCTTAGACGGAAAGTCTTCTAACTGGAAATACTTGGATAAGTTTAAGTTTAAGACCAAGGCTGAACAGATTATCACAGGTGTTGATGTTACATCAAGCACAGCTACCGTAAGCTTCATTGCAGGTAAGACCATCGATGCTGTTTACTATTACAAGAGTTCAGAAGATTCTACCAAGGTTGACTTCACTGCCGAGGACGTTGCAGCAGGTAAGCTGACCATTACTGGCTTGAAGGCTAACTCTTCATACAAGGTGAAGTTGTGGAACAAGGAGAATCTGAGAGGTACTTATTCATTCAAGACTACCGAAGCTTACCCTGAAGGCTTTGATGTCATGACTCTTGCCGAGGGCGAGGACCTGGGTACCATTTTGAAGGAAGCAACATCAGACAAGGTTGTCATTGTTATGCCTAAGAATGCAACTTACCAGATGACAAGTTCTGATACTGGCGAACAGAAGGGACTCACTATCCCAGCCAACATCAAGAGCATCTACTTCTGGGGAGCATCTGGTGCCGTTTCTACATGGAAGGTGAAGGAAATCAAGATTGAGGGCGAAAAAGATCTCATCCGTTTCTACAACCTCAACTTGGAGAATAAGGACAACAGCGCAGACTACATCCTCAACTTGAACACGGACGATAACATCGGTTCTATTCAGTTCGATAAGTGTAATATCAAGAATACCCGTGGTATTATCCGTCTGCAGAAGGAAATTAAACCTGCCATCGGTAGCATCAACTTCAACAACTGCTTAATCAATAAGATCGGTTCTTATGGTGTGTTGGCAGCAGGTAAAGATGCTCCAGAGGCACAGTTGGAAACAGTAAACCTCACCAACTCTACCATCACTAATCTCTCAGCAGGTTCTATGATTGCTGTAGCCAACAGCATGACAAAGGTAAATGTAGATCACTGTACATTGTATGACGCAGTTGTGGGCAGTAAGTATCTCATCGATACCAACAAGAACAACAATATTGTTCCTAACGTTAGCAACACCCTCATCGGTCAGAGTGCAGCGTTGGCAGATGCAACTGCAACAAGTTACAAGAACGCTCCATTCGTTGATGTATATTATACCAATGAATACACTTGGAAGTCAAAGTTGCATATTGGAGATCCTGCAGATATTTCATCTACAGAACTTTGGGTATCACCTTCAACAGGTGATTTCACTATCCAAGACAAATACCAGAGTAAGTATGGTAACTTCGGCGACCCACGCTGGATTGTACAGTAA
- a CDS encoding glycoside hydrolase family 28 protein has protein sequence MNRKMIKTIVLAALMAVPFFAKAQTFAGITAEQNAQNTPAGWTAVNLPQLPAITSANTFNIKDYGASTSAADNTKAIQKALDAVPSTGGMVVIPAGTWMFGSTDQMTSKTEVLSIKAKTILHLCAGATLKLVEYGKAPNTKTVFIGGKNKGKNVTDVVIEGEGETSIIDGQGARWWLARENGETFNPGAMIRFEQGKRFLLRNFKIQNTPGVNITISNSGKASHATIHDVTISEPSSEAGKGKASHNTDGISIWGPYVNIYNCNISNGDDNVVCDNDAQYIHVWNCYFGTGHGASIGSFTENIKHVWFDQITMNGTTAGIRMKTGQDVDKTTNKVTLRGGGEEDWKFTNFTMTNVKNPFSIDCFYDKNYNSDPAVDKANARALDSTTPTYTDILLQNVKTTDVCDGNAIFLVGRPESHIKNVTLDNVQISAKKGIDIRFVDNLVFKNNSKITVSSGSIWLKKFDSTWDDQCGATSTGSTVTDTKGPFTLNSKTLTDKKAGSFSNGFAISNEKGKSYDVGSGTTYIKFSANQYTIIIPDGVKITKMDIEGRNNYDTADAYIGEINGTSYDADTYIFPKDKSVKNYTVEFNSPVEHTLTFTPKVKQCILQFTLYTETSTGIKNITAITQPADNNVYDLSGRVVKSNAKADDLKSLNKGIYVFNNKKYVTK, from the coding sequence ATGAATAGAAAAATGATTAAAACCATCGTGCTCGCTGCACTCATGGCTGTGCCTTTCTTTGCCAAGGCACAAACTTTTGCCGGCATCACTGCTGAGCAGAACGCACAGAACACCCCTGCGGGTTGGACTGCAGTCAACTTACCTCAGTTGCCTGCTATCACTTCGGCAAATACGTTTAACATCAAGGATTATGGTGCCTCTACATCTGCTGCAGATAACACCAAGGCTATCCAGAAAGCTCTTGATGCGGTTCCTTCAACTGGCGGTATGGTCGTAATACCTGCAGGTACCTGGATGTTTGGTAGCACAGACCAGATGACCAGCAAGACCGAAGTGCTCAGCATCAAGGCGAAGACCATCCTCCACCTCTGCGCAGGTGCCACCCTGAAACTCGTGGAATATGGCAAGGCTCCTAATACCAAGACTGTCTTCATCGGCGGAAAGAACAAGGGCAAGAACGTTACCGACGTTGTTATCGAGGGTGAAGGAGAAACTTCCATCATCGACGGTCAGGGCGCACGCTGGTGGCTCGCAAGAGAGAATGGTGAAACCTTCAATCCTGGTGCCATGATTCGCTTCGAGCAGGGCAAGCGCTTCTTGCTCCGCAACTTCAAGATTCAGAATACTCCGGGTGTGAACATCACCATCAGCAACAGCGGTAAGGCTAGCCATGCAACCATCCATGATGTAACCATCAGTGAACCTTCATCTGAAGCTGGCAAGGGAAAGGCATCTCATAATACAGATGGTATCTCTATCTGGGGTCCATACGTTAATATCTACAACTGTAACATCAGCAACGGAGATGACAACGTAGTTTGCGACAACGATGCACAGTATATCCATGTATGGAACTGCTATTTCGGAACGGGTCACGGAGCTTCTATCGGCAGCTTCACCGAAAACATCAAGCATGTATGGTTTGATCAAATCACCATGAACGGTACTACTGCGGGCATCCGCATGAAGACTGGTCAAGATGTAGATAAAACAACTAACAAGGTAACTCTGCGTGGCGGTGGTGAGGAAGACTGGAAGTTCACCAACTTCACCATGACCAACGTGAAGAATCCATTCTCTATCGACTGCTTCTACGACAAGAACTACAACAGCGATCCTGCCGTAGATAAGGCAAATGCAAGAGCTTTGGATAGCACTACCCCAACCTACACCGACATTCTGCTTCAGAACGTGAAGACTACAGATGTTTGCGATGGCAATGCCATCTTCCTGGTAGGTCGCCCTGAGAGCCACATCAAGAACGTGACACTCGACAACGTGCAGATTTCAGCCAAGAAAGGCATCGATATCCGCTTTGTAGATAATCTCGTATTCAAGAACAACTCTAAGATTACCGTAAGCAGCGGTTCTATCTGGCTCAAGAAGTTTGATTCTACATGGGATGACCAGTGTGGTGCTACATCTACAGGTTCTACCGTAACAGACACAAAGGGTCCTTTCACTTTGAACTCAAAGACTTTGACTGATAAGAAAGCCGGTTCATTCAGCAATGGCTTCGCTATCAGCAACGAGAAGGGAAAGTCATACGATGTCGGTTCAGGTACTACTTATATCAAGTTTAGCGCCAACCAATACACCATCATCATTCCTGATGGAGTAAAGATAACCAAGATGGATATTGAGGGCCGTAACAACTATGATACTGCTGATGCCTATATCGGTGAAATTAATGGTACGAGCTATGATGCAGACACCTACATTTTCCCAAAGGACAAGAGCGTGAAGAACTATACTGTGGAGTTTAATTCACCAGTAGAACACACGCTTACTTTCACTCCAAAGGTAAAGCAGTGCATCTTGCAGTTCACTCTCTATACAGAAACATCTACAGGCATCAAGAATATAACAGCCATCACCCAGCCAGCCGACAACAACGTTTACGACTTGAGCGGCAGAGTGGTAAAGAGCAATGCTAAGGCTGATGATTTGAAGAGCCTCAACAAAGGTATCTACGTTTTCAACAACAAGAAATACGTAACTAAATAA
- a CDS encoding RagB/SusD family nutrient uptake outer membrane protein: MKNKNIFKALLISGLLLGTTTSCSDFLDQQSPSEHTPDAVATSPYYTSLVLNKAYGELTEEGIYGQLMGITLGTNSDIELIDGQDASTTSQTNSERGVCNFNMVAGSWSKIQTSWDKLYEGIEYSNNVIELVNNFDTQSGNETKSNIKLMHRYRAEAITVRALLYFNLVRNFGDVPMKLEGTKTDLSNIYVGKTDRDEIMDSMIVELERAIPDLCWVGENSYTTERITKGYAHGLLAQIALQRAGWAIRESQKDGYETATENSDPTYPTQRPGAAERTKYYKLAQTHLNEIISKGIHQLNPSYENEWYLINQNKLDDKYYENLFEVALGVNRSGELGYTIGVRINGSSSRYGKKGNSSGKVKMTAPLFWSYDHKDQRRDITCVPYTLKETDGVMKESFDKNAPFGIYCGKWDIRKMSEEWRQAALGSTEKVCTGINFITLRYSQILLMYAEVMNELNGNPDATTGGVNGLSARDALGMVHERAFADANKADAKAYVAGISSDKDAFFNAIVDENAWEFAGECVRKYELERWNLLSKKIDQFKADYEAQINEYPAKLYYKTIKTATDEKIDMNSVCWYEVPENTAGYENVTWWGAEVTDKDQKNLKGKLPFISSYLNTTVKNRYLLPIATSSIADSQGKLSNSYGY, translated from the coding sequence ATGAAGAATAAGAATATTTTTAAAGCATTATTGATAAGCGGATTGTTGCTCGGTACAACAACATCATGTAGTGATTTCCTCGATCAGCAGTCACCTTCGGAGCACACTCCTGATGCGGTAGCAACTTCACCTTACTATACTAGTCTTGTATTGAACAAGGCATATGGTGAACTGACAGAAGAGGGTATCTACGGACAGTTGATGGGTATCACCCTCGGTACCAACTCAGATATTGAGCTGATAGATGGTCAGGACGCATCTACCACTTCACAGACCAACAGTGAGCGTGGTGTCTGCAACTTCAACATGGTAGCTGGTAGCTGGTCTAAGATTCAGACCAGCTGGGACAAGCTTTACGAGGGTATCGAATACAGCAACAATGTAATCGAGCTCGTAAACAACTTCGACACACAGAGTGGCAATGAAACCAAGAGCAACATCAAACTGATGCATCGCTACCGTGCTGAGGCTATCACAGTAAGAGCACTCCTCTACTTCAACCTGGTAAGAAACTTCGGTGACGTGCCAATGAAGTTGGAAGGAACTAAGACAGACTTGAGCAACATCTACGTAGGCAAGACCGACCGTGATGAAATCATGGACAGCATGATCGTAGAGTTGGAGCGAGCTATCCCAGACCTTTGCTGGGTAGGCGAGAACTCATATACCACAGAGCGCATCACCAAGGGCTATGCTCATGGCTTGCTCGCACAGATTGCCTTGCAGCGTGCTGGATGGGCTATCCGCGAAAGTCAGAAAGACGGATATGAGACTGCTACAGAGAACAGCGACCCTACCTATCCTACACAGCGTCCAGGTGCAGCTGAGCGTACCAAGTATTATAAGTTGGCACAGACTCATCTCAATGAAATCATCAGTAAGGGCATTCACCAGTTGAACCCAAGCTATGAGAACGAGTGGTATCTCATCAACCAGAACAAGCTTGATGACAAGTACTACGAGAATCTCTTCGAAGTAGCACTGGGCGTTAACAGAAGTGGTGAGTTAGGCTATACCATCGGTGTTCGCATTAATGGTTCTTCTTCACGCTATGGTAAGAAGGGTAACTCATCTGGTAAGGTTAAGATGACAGCTCCTCTCTTCTGGTCATACGACCACAAAGATCAGCGTCGTGACATAACCTGTGTTCCTTACACCCTGAAGGAGACAGATGGTGTGATGAAAGAGTCATTCGACAAGAACGCACCATTCGGTATCTACTGCGGTAAGTGGGATATCCGTAAGATGAGTGAGGAATGGCGTCAGGCTGCCTTGGGAAGTACAGAAAAGGTATGTACAGGTATCAACTTCATTACCCTGCGCTACTCTCAGATTCTTCTGATGTATGCTGAAGTAATGAATGAGCTTAACGGCAATCCTGACGCTACTACAGGTGGCGTAAACGGATTAAGTGCCCGTGACGCTCTCGGCATGGTACACGAGCGTGCTTTCGCTGATGCCAACAAGGCTGATGCCAAGGCATACGTAGCTGGAATTTCTTCTGACAAGGATGCATTCTTCAATGCCATTGTTGACGAGAATGCCTGGGAGTTTGCAGGTGAGTGTGTACGTAAATATGAGTTGGAGCGCTGGAACCTCCTGAGCAAGAAGATAGACCAGTTTAAGGCTGACTATGAGGCTCAGATCAATGAGTATCCTGCTAAGCTCTATTACAAGACCATCAAGACTGCTACAGATGAAAAGATTGATATGAATTCTGTATGCTGGTATGAAGTTCCTGAGAATACAGCCGGCTACGAGAATGTAACCTGGTGGGGTGCAGAGGTAACCGATAAGGACCAGAAGAACCTTAAAGGCAAACTGCCATTCATCAGTTCATATCTCAATACAACTGTAAAGAACCGCTACCTACTCCCTATCGCTACATCAAGTATCGCCGATTCACAGGGCAAGTTGAGTAATTCTTATGGGTATTAA
- a CDS encoding Rpn family recombination-promoting nuclease/putative transposase, producing MARYINPFTDWSFKRIFGQEYSKDLLIEFLNQLLLGEQHIKDVKFKDKEMLPETKDQRGIIYDVFCETDTGEHIIVEMQNKSQPYFIDRSLYYASKTIVDQGVKGRWDYHLTPVYVICFMNFNVDENTPKKFRTDVVLADKESGEVYSNKIRFIYLVMPLFKKKEAECTTFFDCWIYNLKHMETLELMPFEAQHKIFKRLAEIADSKTLTKEEQEKYDNSMMVMWDNYAALEHAVNKGIKEGMEKGMEKGMEKGMKEGEKKKSLEIAKKLLTYNTPLDIIANSTGLSIEEIKKLKS from the coding sequence ATGGCAAGATACATCAACCCATTCACAGACTGGTCGTTCAAACGAATCTTCGGCCAGGAATACAGCAAGGACTTGCTGATAGAATTCTTAAACCAGCTTCTCCTGGGAGAACAGCACATCAAGGATGTGAAGTTTAAGGACAAAGAGATGTTGCCAGAAACAAAAGACCAGCGAGGAATCATCTACGACGTCTTTTGCGAAACTGACACAGGTGAGCACATTATTGTTGAGATGCAAAACAAGAGTCAGCCCTACTTCATAGACCGTTCTCTTTACTATGCATCAAAAACGATAGTAGATCAAGGCGTAAAAGGACGATGGGATTATCATCTCACGCCTGTTTATGTAATCTGCTTCATGAACTTTAATGTAGATGAAAATACGCCAAAGAAGTTCAGAACAGATGTTGTGCTTGCAGATAAGGAAAGCGGAGAGGTTTATTCAAACAAAATCCGTTTTATCTACTTAGTGATGCCTCTTTTTAAAAAGAAAGAAGCAGAATGTACTACGTTTTTTGATTGTTGGATTTATAATTTAAAGCATATGGAGACTTTAGAACTAATGCCTTTTGAGGCTCAGCACAAGATATTCAAGAGATTGGCAGAAATCGCTGACTCCAAGACCCTGACAAAAGAAGAACAGGAGAAATATGATAACAGCATGATGGTCATGTGGGACAATTATGCAGCACTTGAGCATGCCGTTAACAAAGGCATAAAAGAGGGTATGGAGAAAGGTATGGAGAAAGGCATGGAGAAAGGCATGAAAGAAGGAGAAAAAAAGAAAAGCCTGGAAATTGCCAAGAAGCTTCTGACCTATAACACCCCTTTGGATATCATAGCTAATTCTACAGGCCTATCTATTGAAGAAATCAAGAAATTGAAATCATAA
- a CDS encoding glycoside hydrolase 43 family protein: protein MKIKSHSLLCLLATIALSSPLTAMGVNAQKAASHTWNPNVKNGMYRNPVIDADYSDPDVCRVGNDYYMTSSSFQCFPGLQILHSTDLVNWEIIGAALLNDYPVLPEYQGTDLDWRKKVQHGNYVWAPSIRYHDGWFYIYCGDPDQGLFMTKTQDPRGPWEPITWVMKGKGLIDCCPLWDEDGKAYLSHGCAGSRAGIKSVLFVAPMSPDGTKVIGPSRIVYDGHEDQPTIEGTKFYKRNGYYYIMSPAGGVKYGWQVELRSKNPYGPYEEYVGMAQGKNKKVNGPHQGAWVDTQNGEDWFLHFQDKHAYGRVVHLQPAKWVNDWLVIGDDKDGDGCGDPVQQWKKPNLPSSGNFQPKESDDFNSIDLGLQWQWNGPYSQYWYFCDAKKSKLRLYGVQQAEDVKNLYDLPNLLLQKLPTENFTATAKVKFIPNRTEAYKEKDKVLGESAGMIMQGMDYAALKFVDTKDEGVVLQYVTCEKAEKGKAEKVVEQIAIKTSKQPQPYTVKYAVDDIPSSRIATQDVWLRVKVHSKGIANQIQAIAEWSYSLDGKKFIKIGNPFTVREGKWIGAKLGFFNTRTAKKNDAAFFDIDWIHFEK, encoded by the coding sequence ATGAAAATAAAATCTCATTCACTCTTGTGCCTTCTCGCAACCATCGCTCTGAGCTCTCCACTCACAGCGATGGGAGTAAACGCACAGAAGGCTGCTTCACATACATGGAATCCGAACGTGAAGAACGGAATGTATCGCAACCCGGTGATTGACGCCGACTACTCTGACCCAGATGTATGTCGCGTGGGTAATGATTACTATATGACTTCCTCTTCCTTCCAGTGTTTCCCAGGCTTGCAGATTCTGCACAGCACCGACTTGGTAAACTGGGAGATTATCGGAGCTGCCCTACTCAATGACTATCCTGTATTGCCAGAGTATCAGGGCACAGACTTGGACTGGCGCAAGAAAGTTCAGCATGGCAACTATGTGTGGGCACCCTCTATCCGCTATCACGACGGATGGTTCTACATCTATTGCGGCGATCCAGACCAGGGTCTCTTCATGACCAAGACACAAGATCCTCGTGGTCCTTGGGAGCCTATCACTTGGGTGATGAAGGGAAAAGGTTTGATAGACTGCTGCCCGCTGTGGGATGAAGACGGCAAAGCTTATCTTTCGCATGGCTGTGCCGGTTCAAGAGCCGGCATCAAATCGGTGCTCTTCGTGGCTCCTATGTCACCAGACGGCACCAAGGTGATTGGTCCTTCACGCATCGTATATGATGGTCACGAAGACCAGCCTACCATCGAAGGCACCAAGTTCTACAAGCGTAACGGCTACTATTACATCATGAGTCCTGCGGGCGGCGTGAAGTATGGCTGGCAGGTAGAACTGCGTTCAAAGAATCCATACGGTCCTTACGAGGAGTATGTGGGCATGGCACAGGGAAAGAACAAGAAGGTAAACGGTCCTCACCAGGGTGCCTGGGTAGATACACAGAACGGAGAGGACTGGTTCCTCCATTTCCAGGATAAGCATGCCTACGGACGTGTGGTGCATCTGCAACCAGCCAAATGGGTGAACGACTGGCTCGTTATCGGCGACGACAAGGATGGCGACGGCTGCGGCGACCCTGTTCAGCAATGGAAGAAGCCAAACTTGCCATCAAGCGGAAACTTCCAGCCTAAGGAATCGGATGATTTCAACAGCATAGATCTCGGTCTGCAATGGCAGTGGAATGGTCCTTACAGTCAGTACTGGTACTTCTGCGATGCCAAGAAATCCAAGTTGCGTCTCTATGGCGTGCAGCAGGCAGAAGATGTAAAGAACCTGTATGATCTGCCAAACCTGCTGCTCCAGAAGCTCCCTACAGAGAATTTCACAGCCACAGCGAAGGTTAAGTTCATTCCTAACCGTACAGAGGCTTACAAGGAGAAAGATAAGGTACTGGGCGAAAGCGCCGGTATGATTATGCAGGGCATGGACTATGCAGCCCTCAAGTTTGTTGATACCAAGGACGAAGGTGTTGTATTGCAATATGTAACCTGCGAGAAGGCTGAGAAGGGAAAAGCTGAGAAAGTGGTAGAACAGATTGCCATCAAGACCAGCAAGCAGCCTCAGCCTTACACGGTGAAATATGCCGTAGACGACATTCCTTCATCCCGCATCGCCACACAGGACGTATGGCTTCGTGTAAAGGTACACAGCAAGGGCATCGCCAACCAGATACAGGCTATCGCAGAATGGAGCTACAGCCTGGATGGCAAGAAGTTCATCAAGATAGGCAATCCGTTTACCGTGCGTGAAGGCAAGTGGATTGGAGCGAAACTCGGTTTCTTCAATACCCGCACAGCCAAGAAAAACGATGCAGCCTTCTTCGATATCGACTGGATTCACTTTGAAAAATAA